A segment of the Streptomyces diastaticus subsp. diastaticus genome:
AGCTCCAGCCACCGCAGATGAGGGTCCAGACACAGGCGCAGCAGAAGGCGAACGGGATCCAGAGGACCGCGGCGCGGATGAGCGAGGTCTGCGTGCTGGGCGTCGCGCCGTTGCTCAGGTCGGCGACGCGCAGGTGCATCAGGCGCTTGCCGACGGTCTGGCCGGTGCGGGCGGTGAGGACCGTGTCGTAGGCGATGTAGAGGATCGCGGCGATCAGGGACTGGCCGAAGGACTTGCCGGCGTCGATGTTGTCGACGTCCGTGTCCCAGGTGCCGACGCTGAACAGCAGGGACAGCAGCCAGACCACGACGCCGACGATGATCATGTCGATGACGCGGGCCAGCACGCGCTTGCCGCTCGGCGCCAGCGGCGGCATCCCCGCCAGCGGATCTCCGCCGTACGGGCCGCCTCCCCCGGCGCCACCGTAGGGACCGCCGCCGCCGGGCGGCGGGGGGTTGTCGTACGGGTTGCCGCCGTACGGGGAGCCCCCGCCGGGCGGCGGGCCGTGGGGGTCTCCGCCGCCCGGCGGGGGCGGGTCGTACGGGCTGCCGCCGCCGGACTGGGGCGGCTTGCGGAACGGGTCGTCGTCCGGCGAGGAGCCGGACCCGGGGGGCGGCGGTTCGGTCGTCATGGGCCGAGTCGACCCCGGCCCGCCCCCTCGCGCATCCGCCGGGCCGCCGTCCGGGGGACACGGCGGGCGGGGCTGGGCCTATCGGGCGACGAAGGTGCGGGCCGCCTTGTCGTGCCAGCACTGACGCCAGGGACGGTCGAAGAGGCACCACGCGACGCCGGCCACGCCGATCAGCAGGAGCCCCGGGACGCTGTACACCAACCAGCGCCTGAGCGCCGCCCCGAACGCGGGGGCGTCGTGCTCCTCGATGTCCTGGACGCGCAGCCCGAACAGCTTCTTGCCCAGGGTGCGGCCCCACTTGGCGGTGGGCAGCGCCTCGTAGACGACGCCGAAGAGGAGGAGGACGGCGAGGACCGCGCCGAGGTACCCGGCGGTGGTGCCGTCCAGCAGCCACACGGTGACG
Coding sequences within it:
- a CDS encoding RDD family protein, which translates into the protein MTTEPPPPGSGSSPDDDPFRKPPQSGGGSPYDPPPPGGGDPHGPPPGGGSPYGGNPYDNPPPPGGGGPYGGAGGGGPYGGDPLAGMPPLAPSGKRVLARVIDMIIVGVVVWLLSLLFSVGTWDTDVDNIDAGKSFGQSLIAAILYIAYDTVLTARTGQTVGKRLMHLRVADLSNGATPSTQTSLIRAAVLWIPFAFCCACVWTLICGGWSFFDRPYKQGLHDKAAKTVEVTTP